ataaaaatatgcGGATAgtttatatgataaaaaatataatccttaccaaaaaaaatataaaaaatataattaacatacCATACTGCTTCCTCCATTCTTCAAATTTAGGAAAAACAAGAGAAGCAGTGTTGTGAGTGACAATGGAAGTTGGAGTGGTAGGGTTAGATTTCATTATTTCCATTAGATTTCCAATTAGTATAGTTGGAGGTGGACCACTTATACCTTGTTTCTTTAGCTTAGTACGAAGCACGTTTGGATTATGCACCAAGCTAGTGTACAAACGAAACAATAGTGCTACAAAACCAATAAATACAATGGATGTGAAAAACTGTGAATCAAATTGGAGCTTCATTGCTAAATAAATACTATTCACTTTCTATGCAAACTCAAGTCACATGAAATTTTGTTCTAATGAGAATGGTATTGAAGGGATAATGTGAATGTAGTATCCTAATTATATGGATCTGGATATGTCTtgaatctcagttacaagaagtcagaaaaatctttgttgaatctttttgcatctttgatgttttgaagattttttgggaaaaaatatatttttttggaagacactctgacttggatttgttttattttaaaacagatttgttactagttttttggcatatatttttccaTAAATAGGGATTACTTTATTCATAGACAAATTGAGagaaagagagtagagatgtagaggcaaggattagggtttgtcaccacacaagggctagggtcttagagaggaaaaatggttttttctcttggtacaactctagggtgggcgaactatctttgtggtacaccttgggaaacacttatcaaattgagtctcttggccacgggaagagattcgtgatttgggtagaattaggattaattcttataacccaattgggaatttctttgtaaagttactcgtttgatatagtggaacggaggggctgctctctcccccagactaggtcattattggaccgaactgggtaaacaaatattgtgttctttatTCTCCTTTATCTcgtttatcggttattattattattgcttattccgcttaattatttggttgccgttctattgctccacaaatcaagttattcattggtgtgattttaagacgaattcacaacaattggcgcccaccgtggggcaattggaacaatttgaagtgagcaccatgggtTCTAAGTTGGATATTGAGGGACTTTCCgaaagcaatttggaattgtggaaagtgaagatggaagcaattttaatgttcgggatgacgggtaaaacatggagtgttgttatccggtgcctcgaagataaaAGGTTAATGGAGATGGCGAAGaaggtcggcctggagaggcgatggtaataatactcgggttacttctgaaacaacaactttattatgtgGAGGTTCTAGTGGAAGTTGAGATTcagtggagtgttgagtcatggaccGTTGGATGCTCCTTTCACATGTGttcaaagaatgaatactttgagactCTAGAGTTAGTtcaaggtggagttgttcatcttgaaaacggaaagcttgaaggttcaaggtatgggttcagtttgtcttacgaagtttgacaatcgtgagtttctttacatgatgtgaggtatgtttctgaacttagatgcaaagatagttggtcaTGCATCTTTAACTAGTGGTGACTctcataatgtggttgagttgtgggacttcgggtggacctgttagtgacatgagtttagttggactagtgaacaaggtttactaggtgttgaactgaactggaattgttggagactaacaataacttgaagtatgtttcagaggagtttaagaggtcttgcgtgttacaaggtggagatcatggtgggtatactttggtggaaactcagtttgaggtaGAGTCTTTCAATAGTGGTAGACAatcaacattagctcttggctatctaatcggagatagggaggaaagtggtattgttgaaccaaaagggatgaccatggagaccttgtgggttatgtttcaattgtggctgaagaagtgcaagaccttgagatgatcttcagggaggcaattgaaagcaacaggtgatcagacttggtaacttgtgagactgttggaggtagttggatacaaggagagtttgatgttgcagcttgtggaaccacctaaaattccaaggttggtttggagccaagcaaaacttcgagagtacggaaggcattccggggtcgaagtgtggtgaaggcttgtagggctatcgcaaaaTCCCATGGATAGTCAgaggcaagcgattcttcaggaggacggaaaaggcacaatccgggggctgaagagggatggtggagcttgttgagctatctaaaattccgatgatagttgggagcaagcgtttcttcagggaggtacgaagttgaccacttcggagtctgaagagggtgcggtgaatcttgtggggctacctaaaatcctatggtagtgggatgcaagatcttcatgagagcggaaggcattccgagggTGAAGAGGGAGGTACGatccggtgatcttgaatagaggttcaagatggagagagcagcacggtggttgatcggatcaccatcgatttaaaggcaaggtggagaattgttggatatgccttgaaatctcagttacaagaagtcagaaaaatctttgttgaatctttttgcatctttgatgtttttaagattttttgggaaaaaatatatttttttggaagacactctgacttggatttgttttattttaaaacagatttgttactagttttttgACATATATTTTTCCATAAATAGGGAttactttattcatagaaaaattgagagaaagagagtacagatgtagaggcaaggattagggtttgtcaccacacaagggctagggtcttagagaggaaaaatggttttttctcttggtacaactctagggtgggcgaactatctttgtggtacaccttgggaaacacttatcaaattgagtctcttggccacgggaagagattcgtgatttgggtagaattaggattaattcttgtaacccaattgggaatttctttgtaaagttactcgtttgatatagtggaacggaggggctgctctctccccgagactaggtcattattggaccgaactgggtaaacaaatattgtgttctttatTCTCCTTTATCTcgtttatcggttattattattattgcttattccgcttaattatttggttgccgttctattgctccacacatcaagttattcattggtgtaattttaagacgaattcacaacagctACAATACGTATCAGACAAGTCATGTATATATTAGAATATGTTGGGATACACCaattttgttctatttttttttaggtttaactatacatttggtccgttacgtttattttaggtttctattttgtctcttatatttaaaatgtatcaatttggtcccttacgtttattttaggtttcaagttagtcctttccgtaaattttgtcacatgtggcagccaatttgcatatgtggactgacacgtgacACTTgaacacactgacacgtgtactgttcaaacggtgttagtgacaaaactaacggaaaggactaacttgaaacctaaaataaacgtaagggaccaaattgatactttttaaacgtaagagaccaaattgaaacctaaaataaacgtaagggaccaaatgtgtagttaagccttttgtataataatattttaagtgCAAGTCTCTAACTTTACTTGTATTGTTTTCATTCTCAatccattttattttgattttgacacTTATTTAGGTGATTGGATTTATTTTGAGACTTGTTTAATATTGTTGAGTTTTTATTGGTACTTTATTTTATCGagacttatttattttaaagaatgacATCGATATTACGAGATGTAGCgaattaaaactaaattaactatTAATAGTTTACATGAAGCAATTTGGTGATCtatttgaattattaattattactatttactACATGATTTGAGTTTTTAATCTTTTGAGTTATTTTCTATCATGCGTTGTtgaatctttttttcttttcataaaacaatataaaaaaatagtaaatactaTACCAACCCGTCAACTCGTTAGTAAATGGGGCGGACTTGACCTTTGAGCTCCGATCCCAAAGTTAGTCCATCGCGCCCCACCCCAATTTTAGATGAGCTTTAGGCAaacttataagttttttttcacataaactatattgaaaaacttataataatacataaaagcttatttatttgcataaggtATTTCGtataaactataataaaaaaaaaaaaatccaaactggccttaaatatgtttttagtccttttaaatatatcaaatttcattttaagCCTCTCTAAAAATTTCGTTTGAACTTTGGTCCaactaaattttcaattttagtcccTCATTTTTTACGAAAGTTAGCATGTTCCAGATGACTTATTTTTAtgacatattattattattatttattattattattattattattattattattattatttataactaTTATTCAAGACCTTAAAATATCATTACGTTAATTATATAACTATATTTAATCTTTAGTTTAacaatttaatctttaatttgaaGTTATAGATAAATCGGTTAAATGTGTTTTTGGTCCGTATATTTTGCTCACCTTTTAACAATAGTCcctacatttaaaaaaaaaagtttttaaaaaaccttatagttttttttttaacaagctaaaatgagatatattaacaccAACAGCCTCCCCAACACAAGACGTCCCGAGGTAGACTAAACCTTATAGTTCttaaaaacttttatttttgtttcttaagcTCTATATGGCAATACCTCGTTTTAAGCTTATGAcatatagcttataaaaatttatatgacaAAAAATATCCTTTTGATAAGGTTAATTTCTCAatagtttttagcttatttttgctAAATTGTAgcttatatttttgtatttctttctttttgtatgGCAATTTCTTTATTTATGCCGCTTGAGTTATGATTTGTAGACAATCCTTAAATTATCAAGgagtgaattaaaaaaaaaacttttaaaagtaATGCAAACATGAAATTTAGTGGAGCTAAGTCATCGATTtgcattattaaaaaattaaaatttattaggtAATCAAGAAATCAATAAGGATTGAAATCTCTTTTTCAGCATAATCTTAGAAAGGGTAATTAATGAAGGTATCAATTGACTTGCGAATATTAGAGCCTCCTGTAATGATAGATTGAAGATTTGGAATAGTTGTCCTCCTAAACTCAATCTCATGTTGATGGCTGATGTTGTGGGCGTTGCTCGTCCACGAGcttagtttcttttcttttcttttcttttcttgtttgtctgttttttttccatctgtcataaaaaaaaaatcaataaaataaataggtaATCACATTTTGAGTTGGCTTATCTCCATTTTTGGGAAGTTGGATCTGCTCAAGTTCCTTAACTCTCCAATTATCCATTTTAACTATGACTAATTTTGttctataatttaaaaatttatttatgtcattacttttttttttatatagattatTTATGTCATtactgtttataataattatattatattacaaAATTATAGTTAAAGTTTTTTTAAcgataattaaaatatttattctaAAACTCATGTTTCCTTTCTTACTTGAACATGTTTCACTTTGCTTCTTATTCTTGCGTGAAAGTAGAAAATgatgtttgaagaagaaatgtAGACTACAAGTTACAACGATGCATTGTtgttatgaaattaaaatttagttttttagtCAATATGGggttaatttcttttaatttggtCTACTAAAATTTATTGGGCTTCTTTCTCATTTTGCTATTATTGGGTGTCGTGaagaaaccaatttttttatgtgagcatattcatttttataattttgttacaaattgttttaatatttattagttCAGTTCTGATtttcattattaattaaatatcaaTTCAAAATTGTAGTTCAATTAGTTGAACCATGACTCAGAATTTTCATGGATTTAATTTCcgattcaatttttaaaacattggtattagcttagtaaaaaaaaaatgttacaacgCATTGTGAATTACATATATTATTCATTCTCTTCTCGTTGAAGcaaattacatatattatttgattgaCTGTTTGTTTACCAATCTATCTTGGATAATATCCATCGTACTTTCAACCTCGATGATTAGACTGTgaaaatatttcatatttttagagaaatcaaaaaattgtgttgaaataattcttatttttcttatctAGATATTTCACATTGCAAATCtataacaaattttttgttgaaatagaATTTCCTAAATATAATcttttgatgaatttttttatagctTAACAAAATTAAACCTTGAGAATGTACATATATATCATTCATGGTTGTGGCAGCAGATCTAATTATTTACAATGAACTTCCTTAATCATATATGGATCTTCAAGCTTGAAGAAAGATGAAAATGTTCCTACTTGGTTGTTGAGGGTTGGAAAATCAGAAATGATAAGTAGCATCATCATCAAGCTTCTTGACTAAGTGGTTAGTCCAGCAATTTCTTTTAGTGGAGTCCATGTAAACTTTCTCCTGATCATTCACACaaacatgaaaataaaaatgttcaaaaaaaataaaacatgaaaataataCATCTTATCTTAACATCACTATAATTCATTTTGAataaacttttcaacaagtatTTATAGAAACAGTTTAAATAATCCTGcaaataatacaaatattttagttaaaaaatttcTGCATAAGTTGGAATGAGCTTCTCTATTTCCATATTTTCATACCTATATACTTATATAGTATTAGTTTTTCTATGTTAGTTAAGAATAAAttacttattataaaaaaaataaaaataaattacttatCTTGGTGGAGAAGTTCTTAAATAAGCTACTCCCTGCATCCATTATATTAGGGTGTCCCAAACAATTTGAGGACTTTTttctaatattaaaaattagacTTCTAATTAATACAAcgtaaacataaaaaataacacaTAAAATTTGGGTGCAAAGCGTAAAAGTCGGGAGATTCATTATccgaaaaaataatattatttgtataaattattaAGACCCGGGGGTGCAGCTGCACCCTCTCACGTGTATGTGGCACCGCCACTGGTATGCGCCGTTGCATCATCATGGAATGTGGTTCGATCTCTAAGAAAATTTACAATGgagaaattcaatttttggtACTTAAGTGAATCATACGTGtacacataatttatttataaatttttaataataatacttaATAAGCGACCTATCTTTTCAAACGGGCATCTAAAAAAACTTACTAGATGAGACCTACAAATAATCTTTGGGGCCTACTAATAATCTTATATGAACCCACAAGCACACACATCACTTCACACAAATGCTCCAACCACTATGAtactactctctccgtcccaaatctttagtcttttttactttttaattttgttttaaaactttagtccttttaagaaagcaatgcacatttagtgatattttaccatttgcacccttacaaaagttaaagcattaattaaatatattttatctttcttaataaagtaaggataaaaatgactttacttatcatttcttaatctccgtgcaaaactccaaaaaaactaaagttttgaGACGGGTGGATTAATACATTGTGTCATTTTCCACAGTTTACTAATACTTAaatatgatgttttctcttccgaccccgcctttcttttataccccaaaaatttcattttgccCGTTGTGGTTTGAAGAAAATTTGGCAACATATTTCGGTTTTTAAGAACCGAAacaattgaaacacaaaatATGCAAATGAATTCTTCACCATGATTTCTTTACTTGAATTTATGGAAGCAACATGATTTTTTCACCATGAATTGAATTCATGGAAGCAATCACCaactttgattttgatgaacTCATTCGAAAACACCATGAATTACGATGTTTATGGAAGCAAATGAATTCTTCACCATGAATTGAATTTATGGAAGTGATTTCTTCACCATGAATTGAATTCATGGAAGCAATCACCAAAACAccaaggaagaagaaaaaagcaCAACAGGCCAAAACAGCAGAACAGGAATTCAGTTTGTATAAACCGAATTGCTTAAACCGTAAAATTAATTCGGTTCGTACAAATCGAAGTACTCACAAGGATAAAAATGGAAATtcaggggtagaaaagaaagacggagtcgggagagaaaacatccttaaatattttcaacaattacttttaaaattttcaactgACCCAAAATTTGAGGCCTTGTGCAGAGGGTCATGTACCCTTACATAGGACGGCCCTGatctataagtttttttttttatcaaaaaaaaattaattccttTAAGAAACAAAGATACAACTAATGAAAATTTTCCCTTTGTATCCTTACAAACATGAAGAAAATGCATTGAACTTTACTTTTACTAATGAATTAAGGGCAAAATGGTCTAAACTTATCTAACTTAAAAGACAAGATTAGTCACAGAGTAGATGTTAATCTAAGCTGGGCATAGCATATATATGTGGAAAGTTGAAGTTAGGCAAATTCAAGTCCTCTAGGCTCTAGCACATGTTTTATGCACCAGAAATTAAGGACAACAATCACTAGAAACAGacaataaaagaataaaaaccaCATAATCTACAACAAAATGATAGTAATAATGCAAATAGCAACATGAAGTTTAGAAAATTTGACATCCTACCAATTTCCACATTCAGCAATGACCCTCACATTAGGCCTTAGTGTAGGCAGTAGAGCAAGGAATTGCAGTTCTGCCTTTGAGAGAACCTAAGAAAATGCCAAAAGAACATTTACACCAGTACAATTTGAGGTATGAGGTTTATGATAATTTTCAACAAAACATATAAGTAATCATTATAGTGTTTATGTATGTATggtgtattttaattttattaatgtaATAAATGTAATAGCATAATCCACACCTTGGCTTCAATGATCCAAACCACTAGTCCTTTGGCATTTGGCGGCAATGCTTCCAATCTGTAATCAACTTCTGGTGGGAAATACCACCTTGCTATTGGTTGCTTTCCTAAATGAGCCTGTCATTCATGACAAAATTCTATATACTTTAAACTTGAGtaataatctatgaagcactAATAACACCAAACACAGGTAATAATATGAGAAAACAAAAGTTATAGAATCTAACTACATGTGAAGGTGTCATGTTtgtatttgtaattattttgcATAATTTGAATACCAGAGACGTCTTTAATCTGAAGTGTTGATGCTTTACGCCACCAAACACCACTAATTCTAATATATGTAGACAGACACAgataataaattaagaaaatgaaagttgTAGAATATAACTACACGCGTCAGTCTCATGTTGGTATCAGACACCGATAGATGTGAGATATGAGACACACCTTCAATTCAAAGTGTTGTGCTACATTTTCTATCCATCAGATAACAAGAATGAGTTATCAAATCtacaaaagagagaaaaactTACAGGACAAACAGGGTGAACTTTGGTAAGAGTGGTTTCGGGATCACCGAGACCACGAGCAGTAAGGTCGAGAAAATAGTACCCCTGACGTTGAAGACGAGATAAGTAACGACCTTCATACCCTCCTTCATGAGGAGTATATATAGCAAGTGCTTTATGTTCTTCAACATCTGAAAGCCAACGTCCAATATCAAGTTTAACCAAATCTCCTCCAATGAAGTCACCTAACCCAATTCCACTACTGCACCTCACTACCCTTTTAGTTTTGTTACTGTTACATTGTTTTCCTCTCCAATCCACAAACAATCTTATTGTGTTGTTCTGTTTTTCAGCTATGAAATTGTTCCTTGTTGGTTGTTGAACATTTGAGCATGTTAGTCCTCCACAACGTAAGCTAGCAGATGCTAACATTTTTGTTCTgttaataaagaaatttaataaTGTTTGTGAGTGGTTATTGGTGAATAAGGTacatgttttattttcttcataagTTGAAAGATAAAGAAATATTGGTTAGAAATATGTTTTGGTTGGAAATTAGGAAGGGGGTGAGTTGTATGGTGGAGAAATGAGATAAAGTTATCAACGATAGGACATAGGTTTTGTCTTCACTTGTAACCTTCAATTAGAGATGGTGTCATGTGGTCAAGCTTTCCCCTTATTTTAAACAGCTCTGTATTTAAACACATAAATTCTGAACCTGTATCTTTACCCCGTATACAAATCAGTGTAGACGTCAAATTTGAGAGAAGTGTTTCGCGCTGGGCCAAGAGTCCATCTGCGTGCTGAATCGGGTCATTCGACCCCCAAATAACAACACTACAACAAATATGGTATCTGGCAACACTTTTTTAGGCAACACATAAAAATTGTCCCCTAAAAGTTGCCTTAGGCAACGCTTTATGGCTGTTGCCAGAAGTGTTTTTGCAACCGCTTATAATCGTTCCCTAAAATATTATTGGGGACGTTTTCGGAGTGTTACTCTATTATTTAATGGCGATGATTGTTAATTGTCCCCTTAGATACTTCTGGGCACGCTTTTAAATTGTGGCATTATTTCTAACAAAAGGCTACATTTTTATGTTGTTGCATAAGAATTTCAGCCACAACAAATTTTTGGAGGCAATCTTCCCTCCAAactttttcaccaaaaaaatcaaatctattattttttattttatttttaataaacataaacattacACTTCCAGACACACTCAATCTCAAATCGCTACTATTCACATCTACGCCCAATCTCATCTACTCACCTTCGACCATGTTCCTCAAACCCAAATCATAAACGGGTCACGACTCAAAACCAAACCCTTCTTGAACCAATAACCCAAATCCCAAATCGATTTCATTTTCCCTTCTTGTCTTAGATCGCTACTCTCCAAACCCAAATCGCTTCACGCATCAAACCGCTCATCTTCACGCCCTCAGATCTTGGATTTCTCTCTTCAGACCTCAAATCCCAAACCGCTACTCTTCACACACAACTCAGATCGATTTCTATTTCCCAATCTCACGGTATACTTGACTTCTCTCTGCTTTGGATTTCGACTTagcttattatttattttacgtTGTTTATGATCCAAATATGAGAATTTGTAGTGTAGTTTTTCCGGTTTTGATGATTATTTTTTGTTCTCATTTTGAATGGTGTGATGTTTCCCTTTTGAATGATATGTACGAATTTTTAGCTACTGTGAATAGATGAGATTGAGCAAGGAAATAATTTATGGTTCATTTCATGATTTTCCTACTTCTTTGTGTTAATTtcatgattttgaaatttgggTCGCTGTTATTTTTGCTCAATATGTTTATTTAGAATCAACTTTTATGCTAAGACTTGTTGtacttaagttttttttactgattAAACTAATTAGTATGAAGATGAAGAACTAATTAAACTAAACTTGTTTACATGAAGTTGTGGGTCTATTAACAGTTCAGTTTTTTATTGGCTGATATACAATATGTGCAAGACTTTTGTAgtcacaattttatttattaattttttccatTGATGGATAATGtggttgtttatgttttttgtttgttttggatCATTTTGACAAATTCTTTAATTTGAAGTTCATGAATGCTCTATTATGTATGAGTTATAGAAATTGGTGGAATAGGTTGGTGTTCTTGTTATGAATTTAGCATTGGAAGACTTAGACTAAGATGCTTATGGGTTAGTCTATTCCTTGATTAGCTTGTCTATATATTTATGTTATTGAACTTGAGGAAATTTAGTCACATGGTTTTTTCAATCAAAGCAATACAAAGATTGCTACATATAAACCGAGTGG
This portion of the Trifolium pratense cultivar HEN17-A07 linkage group LG3, ARS_RC_1.1, whole genome shotgun sequence genome encodes:
- the LOC123915696 gene encoding NAD(P)H-quinone oxidoreductase subunit N, chloroplastic — protein: MLASASLRCGGLTCSNVQQPTRNNFIAEKQNNTIRLFVDWRGKQCNSNKTKRVVRCSSGIGLGDFIGGDLVKLDIGRWLSDVEEHKALAIYTPHEGGYEGRYLSRLQRQGYYFLDLTARGLGDPETTLTKVHPVCPAHLGKQPIARWYFPPEVDYRLEALPPNAKGLVVWIIEAKVLSKAELQFLALLPTLRPNVRVIAECGNWRKFTWTPLKEIAGLTT